In Carya illinoinensis cultivar Pawnee chromosome 9, C.illinoinensisPawnee_v1, whole genome shotgun sequence, the following are encoded in one genomic region:
- the LOC122276840 gene encoding uncharacterized protein LOC122276840, translating into MTKPAPNVVGDHSFYKSSKESYVRKAKGMSFFAFLLFTFVYISVFYIFNLSPSTLLNTTKFWFFITNTLIIIIAADYGAYSSSKEEQSLHDEYMNMPNKVKTSVPSLVSQYPEVVCKDTSNRPKIREVVVWHEKKITSQESDSFPESNIPHEVRVTNPDRSEKHHVHNHHDEDWQEKRYEVLPPKADHKIHSRPTVGRVKSEKARRGVIDESNNDIRRIGIETAKREPNLEENDQFSTMSVEELNRRVEEFIQRVNRQIRSN; encoded by the coding sequence ATGACCAAACCAGCACCAAATGTAGTGGGAGATCATTCATTCTATAAATCTTCCAAAGAATCATATGTTCGAAAAGCCAAGGGAATGTCCTTCTTTGCCTTTCTTCTCTTCACTTTTGTTTACATTTCGGTATTTTATATCTTCAATTTGTCTCCTTCCACCCTGCTCAACACCACCAAGTTTTGGTTCTTCATTACCAACactctcatcatcatcattgctGCTGACTATGGTGCTTACTCTTCATCCAAAGAGGAACAAAGTCTTCACGACGAGTACATGAATATGCCTAACAAAGTTAAAACTAGTGTTCCATCCTTGGTTTCACAGTACCCGGAAGTTGTTTGTAAAGACACGTCCAATCGTCCCAAGATCAGAGAGGTTGTCGTTtggcatgaaaagaaaataacaagtCAGGAAAGCGATTCGTTCCCAGAAAGTAATATTCCGCATGAGGTTCGTGTGACCAATCCAGATCGTTCGGAAAAGCATCATGTTCATAATCATCATGATGAGGATTGGCAAGAAAAGAGGTATGAGGTCCTTCCTCCGAAAGCTGATCACAAGATTCATTCAAGACCGACCGTTGGTCGAGTTAAGTCGGAGAAAGCGAGACGAGGAGTGATTGACGAAAGCAATAACGATATTCGAAGGATCGGTATAGAGACTGCAAAACGTGAACCAAACCTAGAAGAAAATGATCAGTTTTCAACCATGTCCGTTGAGGAACTGAACAGAAGAGTTGAAGAGTTTATTCAGAGAGTTAATAGACAAATCCGGAGCAACTAG